The Syntrophorhabdaceae bacterium sequence AAGACGACCGTCTTGGGTTCCTCATGATCCGAGGGCCTGATAATGTGCCCCGAGGTGGGGCCCGACGCATTGAGATAGCGCTCATACTGGATGCCGGTGATCACATCGGGATATCTGCCCCCGCCGTATTCAGGAAGCCTTTCCTGATCGATGAGCCCGTAGCCTGTGGCTACAATGATGGCGCCCACTTCTTCCGTCACGATCTCGTCCTGTTGCTCGTAGCTGATGGCGCCGGTAGGACAGACCTTGGCACAGACGCCGCATTTGCCTTTGGTGAACTGACGGCAGTATTTCGGGTCTATCTTGGCCTTTTTCGGAATCGCCTGTGGAAATGGGATATTAATGGCCCGCGTCGGCGCGGCGCCGAAATTGAAATAGTCATAGGCGTTCTTGGTAGGGCATTTCTCCATGCAGAGGCCGCAACCGGTGCATTTGGACCAATCCACATAGGCCGCCTTCTTTCTGATCTTGATCTGGTAGTTGCCCACATATCCCTTGATCTCTTCGATCTCAGAGTAAGCGTAAAGCTTTATCTTCTCGTGCTGTCCCACATCGACCATCTTAGGCCCAAGGATGCAAATGGAGCAATCGATTGTGGGGAAGGTCTTGTCGAGACGGGCCATCATGCCGCCGATGGCCGGGCTTTTCTCCACCATGACCACATCCAGACCGCCGTCTGCACAGTCAAGGGCTGCCTGCATACCTGCCACACCGCCGCCCAGTACCATGACCCGTTTGTTGATCTTGAAGGATGCCGCGTACAGAGGCTTATTCTGCTGCACTTTGGCCACGGCCATGGCCACTTCGTCGAGCGCCTTTCTCGTGTTTGATTCTTTATCGAGGCCTATCCAGGAAACATGCTCCCTGATGTTGGCCATCTCGAGGAAATACCGGTTAAGCCCTGCCTTCTCGATGGTCTTACGAAAGGTATTCTCATGCATGCGGGGCGAACATGCCGCCACCACGATCCGGTCGAGTTTCTCCCGCTTGATAGCGGCCTTGATCTCGTCCTGGCCCGGCTCCGAACAGGTGTACATATAGTTCGTTGCAAAGGCAACACCGGGGAGTTTTCTCGCTTCGGCTGCTACCCTGGCCACGTCGACAGTGCCCGCGATATTGCTTCCACAATGGCAAATAAATACACCAACCCGCATGGATCAGGTCTCCTCTGGTTTGGTTTCTTCTGATGCGCCCTTTGCTTTGGTTTTGGACGCTTTCTTAGCTGCCTCTTCTGCCGCTTTCTCAACTTCGAATTCTTTCTTGGTCACGCGCCTGATCACGTGATCGGCGCTCACAAATATCTTATCGAGACCGAGTTCTTTGGGGGAATATCCGTACGCAAGACCCATGACCTGAGTAAAGTAGAGTACAGGAAGCTTGAAATTCGATTTCATGAGACTGTTCACCTGGCCCTGCCTCAGATCAAGGTTCTGCTGGCAGAGCGGACATGCCACAACCACACAGTTCGCGCCGGCCTCTACGGCCATTAAAAGAACCTTGTAGGTGAGCTCGTTCACCATCTCACGTTTGGGCATACTGAAAGCCGCACCGCAACATTCCGTCTTAAACGCGAAGTCACGAACCTCGACCCCGAGGGCGGCAAGGAGCTTATCCATGGCTGTCGGATTCTCCGGGTC is a genomic window containing:
- a CDS encoding CoB--CoM heterodisulfide reductase iron-sulfur subunit A family protein, which gives rise to MRVGVFICHCGSNIAGTVDVARVAAEARKLPGVAFATNYMYTCSEPGQDEIKAAIKREKLDRIVVAACSPRMHENTFRKTIEKAGLNRYFLEMANIREHVSWIGLDKESNTRKALDEVAMAVAKVQQNKPLYAASFKINKRVMVLGGGVAGMQAALDCADGGLDVVMVEKSPAIGGMMARLDKTFPTIDCSICILGPKMVDVGQHEKIKLYAYSEIEEIKGYVGNYQIKIRKKAAYVDWSKCTGCGLCMEKCPTKNAYDYFNFGAAPTRAINIPFPQAIPKKAKIDPKYCRQFTKGKCGVCAKVCPTGAISYEQQDEIVTEEVGAIIVATGYGLIDQERLPEYGGGRYPDVITGIQYERYLNASGPTSGHIIRPSDHEEPKTVVFVACAGSRDKSIGVPYCSNFCCMYIAKQAILTKDHIPDSQSYVFYMDIRSPGKGYDEFTRRAQEDYGVKYIRGRVSRIYPKGKKMVVQGVDTLLGTRVEVEADLVVLATAATAAEGAPQMAEKLHISYDTFGFYVESHPKLRPVETNTSGVFLAGACQGLKDIPASVTQGSAAASKVLSLFSKDMLESDPAIAQVNMNTCVGCLKCLKTCPFGAIVEDTLRSGKKVAKVIETVCAGCGVCTSTCPCGAIQLQHFTDNQLLSEVNAICQT